The genomic region ATCTGTAGCCGGACCTTTGGCTCCGCCTGCAGGCTGGTGTATCATAATGGTACTGTTAGGCAGCGCAAAACGCTTGCCCTTTGTTCCTGCAGCCAGCAGAAAAGCGCCCATGCTTGCCGCCATACCAACACATATTGTTGACACGTCAGCCTTCACATGCTGCATCGTGTCGTAAATTGCCAGGCCTGCAGTTACCGAACCACCGGGACTGTTAATGTAAAACTGGATATCCTTGTCCGGATCCTTGGCGTCCAAAAACAACATCTGCGCTACTATCAGGCTTGCAGTCGCATCATTAACCTCGTCGCTTAAAAATATTATTCTATCTTCCAGCAAACGGGAGTATATATCATATGAACGTTCTCCCCTGTTACTCTGCTCTATTACATAAGGTATAAGTGGCATACTACATCCCCCTTTTCTCTATTCACTTTTATGCCCGAACACCGATGTCTGTTAAACAATACTTCAATATTATTTATCATACAATAGTATAATATAAATTTCCCCTTTTGTTGTCTAAATAAACAAAATTACCCCAATGAACTAAAGGCTGCTGTTTCTCAACTCAGAAGCAGCCCGTTATTGCCTGACTACTGTTTCAGCAGCTCAATGGTTTTTCTCCTGACGATGGTCTCTTTAATATATTCTATATCGTCATTCTGTAAATGTTTCTTAAAATCCTCGGGGTTCTGCTTATACCTTTCGGCCATTTCGGCAATTTCCTTTTCAACTTCCTCGTCAGTTGCCTGTATATTTTCAGTCTGGGCAATCTTCTCCAGCACCAGTTCGGTTTTTACCTCTTCCAGGGCTCTTTCCCTGTAATCATCGCGCATTTTCTTCTCGTCAATCCCCATAATTTCCATATAGGTTTTTAAATTCAGCCC from Thermoclostridium stercorarium subsp. stercorarium DSM 8532 harbors:
- the clpP gene encoding ATP-dependent Clp endopeptidase proteolytic subunit ClpP; the protein is MPLIPYVIEQSNRGERSYDIYSRLLEDRIIFLSDEVNDATASLIVAQMLFLDAKDPDKDIQFYINSPGGSVTAGLAIYDTMQHVKADVSTICVGMAASMGAFLLAAGTKGKRFALPNSTIMIHQPAGGAKGPATDIKIHAEWILKIKDNLNRILAEKTGQPLEKIQRDVERDYFMSAWEAKEYGIVDEVMVRK